A region of Alosa alosa isolate M-15738 ecotype Scorff River chromosome 17, AALO_Geno_1.1, whole genome shotgun sequence DNA encodes the following proteins:
- the LOC125311061 gene encoding thymosin beta-11-like: MSDKPNLEEVTSFDKTKLKKTETQEKNPLPSKETIEQEKAAGSS, translated from the exons ATGTCTGACAAGCCCAATCTCGAGGAGGTCACCAGCTTCGACAAGACCAAGCTGAAGAAGACCGAGACCCAGGAGAAAAACCCCCTTCCTTCAAAAGAGA CCATTGAACAAGAGAAGGCGGCAGGGTCATCATGA